From Algoriphagus sp. NG3, the proteins below share one genomic window:
- a CDS encoding acyl carrier protein, producing MSQQFTLLKKAIEVFHSYGITLIGQHKNADFIEQLRMDPVFVNGLIFELEYQLQVIFQEEKLGTVHTPKDLIVLLFNIPQVN from the coding sequence ATGAGCCAACAATTTACACTGCTAAAAAAAGCCATCGAAGTCTTCCACTCGTATGGCATTACGCTGATTGGTCAGCATAAAAATGCTGATTTTATTGAGCAATTGCGGATGGATCCTGTTTTTGTAAACGGTCTTATTTTCGAGCTTGAATACCAGTTGCAGGTTATTTTCCAGGAGGAAAAACTCGGCACCGTACATACACCTAAGGATTTGATAGTGCTACTCTTCAATATTCCTCAGGTAAATTAA
- a CDS encoding efflux RND transporter permease subunit has product MKLSDFAVKNYQFTLIIFLMTVAVGVTTFFNMPRSEDPVIEAPQFPVVVVYPGASPEDMEELVVDPLEKVIYGLEDIKRIKTEIQDGVAVIFVEYNYNEDVNEKYQELVREVNSLRPELPQDIQSIEIRKVRPSDVNILQLAMISENASKEQMKRYADRLQDVLEKINELKKVEIHGIPDQIVRIELSLDKISEMNIPLNAIIGSIQSELANIPGGSVEAGAKTFNIKTSGNYASSSEIAETVIFSYQGKNIALKDVATVHNDFEDQTHLTRLNGYRSLFLTAAMKEGNNISTLQEKYLPVLESFRSELPQNIALVTAFDQADYVNRRLSGLGMDFLIAIGLVFITLLPLGNRASLIVMISIPLSLAIGLVLLNAFGFGLNQLSIVGLVVALGLLVDDSIVVVENIERWIREGHSRMDAALLATKQISISVVGCTVTLIIAFMPLVFLPEGSGDFIRSLPLAVIMSVLASMLVSLTIIPFLASRMLKEHGGKENRILTFVQNAIHKSYAPVLEKALNKPVRTLVIAGGIFAASLILFPIIGFSLFPPSEKPQFLINITTPLQSTLATTDLVAKEVEAELHHIPEMMNFSTNVGKGNPRIYYNEIPENERTDYAQIFVQLDPETTPPQKMALIEELKGKFINYAGAKIEVKNFEQGPPVTAPVEVRISGENLDTLRHLATQVETLLKNTEGTLYINNPVANLKTDIKVAIQKDQARQLGINISDIDRTVRLAIAGLNLGSFTDELGSERDIIITSPRVAKASLANFDGLYINNQQGAGIPLSQIANLKLESSNLSIDHYNKIRSVSLSAFVDPNYLNDRVINEVISGMEKIDLPDGYDFTMGGEFETRQESFAGFNTVIIVTVFLFIAVLILLFKTFKSTIIVLSVIPLGMVGALVALWLTGNSLSFVAIIGLIALAGIEVKTSILLVDFTNQLRMEGKALNEAIREAGEVRFLPIVLTTVTAIGGLIPIAVSTNPLISPLAIVLIGGLISSTLLSRIVTPVMYKLLPPKL; this is encoded by the coding sequence ATGAAACTATCAGATTTTGCTGTGAAAAATTATCAGTTTACGCTGATCATTTTTCTGATGACAGTAGCGGTGGGCGTGACCACATTTTTCAATATGCCCCGAAGCGAGGATCCGGTAATAGAAGCTCCACAGTTTCCTGTAGTAGTGGTATATCCTGGAGCTAGTCCAGAAGATATGGAGGAACTGGTAGTAGATCCATTGGAAAAGGTGATTTACGGACTGGAAGACATTAAAAGGATAAAAACGGAAATACAAGATGGGGTTGCGGTGATTTTCGTGGAATACAACTATAATGAAGACGTCAATGAGAAATACCAAGAATTGGTACGGGAAGTAAATTCCCTTCGCCCAGAGCTCCCTCAGGATATTCAAAGTATAGAGATCAGAAAAGTAAGACCATCAGATGTGAACATCTTACAGCTTGCTATGATCTCTGAAAATGCTTCTAAGGAGCAAATGAAACGCTATGCGGATAGGCTACAGGATGTTTTGGAGAAGATCAATGAGTTGAAGAAAGTAGAAATCCATGGGATTCCGGATCAAATCGTCCGTATCGAGTTAAGCTTGGATAAAATCTCAGAAATGAATATTCCTTTAAATGCTATCATAGGAAGTATTCAAAGCGAACTCGCAAATATTCCGGGGGGATCTGTAGAAGCCGGAGCCAAGACTTTCAACATAAAAACAAGCGGGAATTACGCCTCCTCATCCGAAATAGCCGAAACCGTCATATTTTCTTACCAAGGCAAAAACATTGCGCTTAAGGATGTGGCTACAGTTCATAATGACTTTGAGGATCAAACTCACCTTACCAGGCTAAATGGCTATCGTTCGCTGTTCCTTACAGCTGCAATGAAAGAGGGGAATAATATATCTACACTCCAGGAAAAGTATCTTCCTGTACTGGAATCTTTCAGATCTGAACTTCCGCAAAACATTGCGTTAGTAACAGCGTTCGATCAGGCAGATTATGTCAATAGACGGCTAAGTGGGTTAGGGATGGATTTTTTGATTGCCATAGGATTGGTATTTATTACGCTTTTGCCCCTGGGAAACCGGGCATCCCTGATTGTAATGATCTCGATTCCGCTTTCCCTAGCTATCGGTCTGGTTCTTTTGAATGCCTTCGGGTTCGGCCTCAATCAGCTAAGTATCGTAGGCTTGGTAGTTGCACTAGGCCTTTTAGTAGATGACAGTATTGTTGTAGTAGAAAATATTGAACGGTGGATCCGTGAAGGCCATTCCAGAATGGATGCTGCACTTTTAGCCACCAAACAGATCTCTATATCTGTGGTCGGCTGTACTGTTACTTTGATTATAGCCTTTATGCCACTGGTGTTCTTACCTGAAGGTTCCGGCGATTTTATCAGAAGTCTTCCGCTGGCGGTCATTATGAGTGTGCTAGCCTCGATGCTGGTATCTCTTACGATTATCCCCTTTCTCGCTTCCAGAATGCTCAAAGAGCATGGAGGTAAAGAAAACCGCATATTAACATTCGTTCAAAATGCCATACATAAAAGCTATGCACCTGTTTTAGAAAAGGCGTTGAATAAGCCTGTCCGAACATTAGTGATTGCGGGTGGCATATTCGCAGCTTCATTGATTCTATTTCCGATAATCGGTTTCAGCCTTTTTCCTCCCTCCGAAAAACCACAGTTTCTTATCAACATCACTACCCCACTGCAATCCACTCTCGCTACAACCGATCTGGTGGCAAAAGAAGTAGAAGCTGAACTCCACCATATTCCAGAAATGATGAATTTCTCCACCAATGTAGGCAAGGGAAACCCCAGGATTTACTATAACGAAATCCCGGAAAACGAGCGAACGGATTATGCGCAGATCTTTGTGCAGTTGGATCCGGAGACTACTCCCCCTCAGAAAATGGCTCTAATTGAGGAACTGAAAGGTAAATTCATCAACTATGCGGGGGCAAAAATAGAAGTGAAAAACTTTGAACAGGGCCCTCCAGTAACAGCTCCAGTGGAAGTAAGAATAAGTGGGGAAAATCTGGATACGCTCCGTCACTTGGCCACCCAAGTTGAGACCTTGCTCAAAAACACCGAAGGCACACTCTATATCAACAATCCGGTTGCCAATCTTAAAACAGATATTAAGGTAGCTATCCAAAAGGATCAAGCGAGGCAACTGGGAATCAATATCTCAGATATAGACCGAACGGTGAGGCTGGCCATAGCCGGATTAAATTTGGGATCATTCACAGATGAGCTTGGATCTGAGCGGGACATAATCATCACTAGCCCGAGGGTGGCAAAAGCCTCCTTGGCAAATTTCGATGGCTTATATATCAATAATCAGCAGGGAGCTGGAATTCCTCTGTCCCAGATAGCTAATCTTAAATTAGAAAGCAGCAACCTCTCCATAGACCATTATAATAAGATCAGATCAGTCTCTCTATCCGCTTTTGTAGATCCGAACTACTTGAATGACCGTGTCATCAATGAGGTAATATCCGGAATGGAGAAAATAGATCTCCCGGACGGTTATGATTTTACCATGGGAGGAGAATTCGAAACCAGACAAGAATCCTTTGCAGGATTCAACACCGTAATAATTGTCACGGTTTTCCTATTTATCGCCGTATTAATTTTGTTGTTCAAAACATTTAAGAGCACCATTATCGTACTGTCAGTCATTCCGCTGGGGATGGTTGGGGCGCTAGTTGCACTTTGGTTGACGGGAAATTCCTTGTCCTTCGTTGCAATCATCGGTCTGATCGCACTGGCAGGGATAGAAGTGAAAACCTCAATATTATTAGTGGACTTTACCAATCAACTACGGATGGAAGGAAAAGCACTCAATGAAGCTATCCGAGAAGCAGGAGAAGTCCGCTTTTTGCCTATTGTGCTTACCACAGTCACTGCAATCGGCGGATTGATCCCCATAGCTGTTTCTACAAACCCGCTCATCTCACCCCTTGCGATAGTTTTGATTGGCGGATTGATCAGCTCTACGCTCCTCTCAAGAATAGTCACTCCGGTCATGTACAAACTACTACCACCAAAATTATGA
- a CDS encoding efflux RND transporter periplasmic adaptor subunit: protein MKNTTKLYSILMLAGIAYGCSQAKTKNILPSKGEVIPVKVQTLQKSSYSNPIPTSGNFTTKNETILSFKVGGIISKIYVQEGEKVEKGQLLATLNLTEVQSGLNQSKIGLEKAKRDFERAARLYSDSVATLEQRQNAETALELAEQQFKTAAFNLEYSQIRANQSGFVLTKFVNEGQQVTSGAPVLEINGNNPSAWVFRTSVNDQNWSYISLGDSASLTTDTEENRNLSGKVVRKSQAADPGTGAFWIEITPDNPGEIKLASRMFGRAIIFPRNQIEAWEIPYESLLDAHGDQGYVFVSKDQKTAEKVSVKLGNISKQTVQVTEGLAGYPHLIISGSAYLTDHSQIQIQN from the coding sequence ATGAAAAACACGACAAAACTCTATTCCATCCTTATGCTTGCTGGTATAGCCTACGGCTGTAGCCAAGCAAAGACCAAAAATATCCTTCCCTCCAAAGGAGAAGTGATCCCGGTAAAAGTACAAACGCTCCAAAAAAGCAGCTATTCAAATCCGATACCCACTAGTGGCAATTTTACCACTAAAAATGAAACCATTTTGTCCTTTAAAGTTGGGGGCATTATTTCCAAAATTTATGTGCAGGAAGGAGAGAAAGTAGAGAAAGGACAGCTGCTCGCCACCTTGAATCTGACCGAGGTTCAGTCTGGATTGAACCAATCAAAAATTGGCCTGGAGAAAGCAAAAAGAGACTTTGAAAGAGCCGCTAGACTTTACTCAGACAGTGTGGCCACACTGGAACAACGGCAAAATGCTGAAACAGCATTAGAACTAGCTGAGCAACAATTCAAAACGGCGGCATTTAACCTGGAATATTCGCAAATCAGAGCAAATCAAAGCGGATTTGTCTTGACAAAATTCGTGAATGAAGGGCAGCAAGTCACTTCCGGAGCTCCGGTTTTGGAGATCAACGGAAATAATCCTAGTGCTTGGGTTTTTCGAACCAGTGTGAACGACCAAAACTGGTCATATATCTCTCTTGGAGACTCTGCCAGCCTGACGACAGACACTGAGGAAAACAGAAATTTATCCGGAAAAGTTGTTCGCAAGAGCCAGGCTGCCGATCCAGGCACCGGAGCTTTCTGGATAGAAATCACCCCTGACAATCCCGGAGAAATAAAATTGGCTTCCCGCATGTTTGGTCGTGCTATTATTTTCCCAAGAAATCAAATAGAGGCCTGGGAAATCCCCTATGAGTCTCTCCTCGATGCCCATGGAGACCAGGGGTATGTGTTTGTGTCAAAAGATCAAAAAACAGCTGAAAAAGTATCTGTTAAGCTGGGAAACATCTCCAAACAAACAGTCCAGGTAACTGAAGGCCTTGCGGGCTATCCCCATTTGATCATTTCGGGCTCTGCCTATCTCACAGACCACTCCCAAATCCAAATCCAAAACTAA
- a CDS encoding TolC family protein codes for MKIKTSSLLILLCVLLNHSLPAQEILKEYIQLGIENNLVLKEKNISTKHSILALKDAKSYFLPAIDFGASYNLATGGRTIDFPVGDLLNNVYSTLNELTQSRQFPQLENVSENFLPNNFYDARIRVSMPLINPDLSYQKDIREKQVQVSEYDLAIYKATLIQDIKLAYFDYCTAHTAIDVIKSSKELVAQNLRDTQSLLESGSGLPASVLRAESEVENINALMIEAENRQKNAGYYLNFLLNRPLETELVFEEQTLDWKVIRSLTQEELLSSRPELLQLATLYSIKEIQLKSSQNFWIPRLNTFADLGSQAFNFEFSSQNTAYLFFGLNLSIPIFQGNRNRIQIQRSQLGLENIAIQQNLTENKLILDLKLAKNQLRTSEATYRSAEKKTESSGTYLRLVNRGFKEGTNSLIEFIDARNQYTQAELQKTITAYALLKAQATLERQLLTDTY; via the coding sequence ATGAAAATTAAGACTAGCAGTTTACTGATTCTACTTTGCGTATTACTTAACCATAGTTTGCCTGCCCAGGAAATTTTGAAAGAATATATTCAGCTAGGGATTGAAAACAACCTGGTTCTGAAGGAGAAGAATATTTCGACAAAGCATAGCATCCTGGCTCTGAAAGATGCCAAAAGTTATTTTTTGCCTGCGATAGATTTTGGGGCTAGTTACAATCTCGCAACAGGAGGGCGTACAATTGATTTCCCAGTCGGGGATTTACTTAACAATGTTTATAGCACGTTGAATGAGTTGACCCAATCCCGACAATTCCCGCAGCTGGAAAACGTCAGCGAAAACTTCCTGCCCAACAACTTTTATGATGCCAGAATCAGAGTGAGTATGCCTCTCATCAATCCAGATCTCTCCTATCAAAAAGACATTCGCGAAAAACAGGTGCAAGTCTCTGAATACGATCTGGCGATCTACAAAGCCACACTTATCCAAGATATCAAACTTGCCTATTTCGACTATTGCACTGCCCACACAGCCATAGACGTGATTAAAAGCTCAAAGGAACTGGTTGCGCAGAATTTAAGGGATACCCAATCACTTCTTGAAAGTGGAAGTGGGCTTCCTGCATCTGTATTACGGGCTGAAAGTGAGGTTGAAAATATAAATGCCCTAATGATCGAAGCCGAGAATAGACAGAAGAACGCAGGCTATTACCTTAACTTCCTCCTCAACAGACCTCTGGAAACCGAACTTGTTTTTGAAGAGCAGACTCTCGATTGGAAAGTGATCAGAAGTCTCACACAAGAAGAACTCCTCTCATCAAGACCTGAACTTTTACAGCTTGCCACATTATATTCTATTAAGGAAATCCAGTTGAAATCAAGCCAAAACTTCTGGATCCCTAGACTTAATACGTTTGCTGACCTGGGAAGCCAGGCTTTCAATTTCGAATTCAGTAGCCAAAACACTGCATACCTATTTTTTGGACTGAATCTTTCCATTCCCATTTTCCAGGGAAATAGGAATAGGATACAAATACAGCGCTCACAACTTGGATTGGAAAATATTGCAATTCAACAAAACCTCACGGAAAACAAGCTAATCCTAGACCTAAAGCTTGCAAAAAATCAATTGAGGACAAGTGAAGCCACTTATCGCTCAGCCGAAAAGAAGACAGAATCCTCGGGTACTTACCTCAGATTAGTAAACCGCGGTTTTAAAGAAGGCACCAATTCCTTGATAGAATTCATAGATGCCAGGAACCAGTACACACAAGCTGAATTACAGAAAACGATTACCGCCTACGCCCTCTTAAAAGCCCAAGCCACACTTGAAAGACAACTGCTCACTGATACCTATTAA